A genomic segment from Synchiropus splendidus isolate RoL2022-P1 chromosome 18, RoL_Sspl_1.0, whole genome shotgun sequence encodes:
- the ankrd33aa gene encoding photoreceptor ankyrin repeat protein codes for MLLNDSDSESILSDDSVFPDCERSELYSDPPATLYEACARNDPDAVSRMLERGVTREEAMELDVNGRNGFMLAVSRGFVDVVTRLHACPHLDINHQDKDGNTALMIAAQAGFVTILNYTLNYYSGVDTEVRDPRGFTALIKAGLQGREDCVAALLMHGADMNAMDLVQRRGLKEWVVRTGRFETLNRIRQLQARPVAEQFCDTYVPEWPELTHLTAKATMPRTTSQKLRQRLKDSLTFRFPHDPETNGVMDHMVRMTTGFHSPLIATGCRPLCPSSPPALGRRRLAVPELVEKHSRKELEHSLVSHTADSSFTSASPTSMSSTSASLTSCCQEPERQESAALPRFMPRSMTHRNSIFPSGCIPKIEVTKSGEPTPKKEKKKKRDTGYLEPPVWKYKEAKEKKKKEKEKELDKETNRSKRPQSQK; via the exons ATGCTCCTGAATGACTCGGACTCGGAGAGCATCCTATCGGACGACTCTGTGTTCCCCGACTGTGAGCGGAGTGAGCTGTACTCAGACCCGCCCGCCACTCTGTACGAGGCCTGCGCCAGGAACGACCCGGACGCCGTGAGCAGGATGCTGGAGAGAGGCGTCACCAGAGAGGAGGCCATGGAGCTGGACGTCAACGGCCGA AACGGATTCATGCTGGCGGTCAGCAGAGGCTTCGTGGACGTGGTGACCCGGCTGCACGCGTGTCCACACCTGGACATCAATCACCAGGACAAGGACGGAAACACAGCGCTGATGATCGCAGCTCAGGCAG GCTTCGTCACCATCCTCAACTACACACTCAACTACTACTCTGGAGTGGACACCGAGGTCCGGGACCCGCGAGGCTTCACCGCCCTGATCAAGGCGGGCCTGCAGGGTCGGGAGGACTGTGTGGCGGCTCTCCTCATGCACG GTGCCGACATGAACGCGATGGACCTGGTCCAGAGGAGAGGCCTGAAGGAGTGGGTCGTAAGAACCGGAAGATTCGAGACCCTCAACAGAATTCGGCAGCTGCAGGCCCGTCCCGTGGCCGAGCAGTTCTGTGACACCTATGTTCCGGAGTGGCCTGAGCTCACGCATCTGACCGCGAAGGCCACCATGCCCAGAACGACCAGCCAAAAGCTGCGGCAACGTTTAAAAGACAGCCTGACCTTCAGGTTCCCCCATGACCCTGAAACCAACGGCGTCATGGACCACATGGTTCGGATGACCACGGGCTTCCACAGCCCGCTGATCGCCACCGGCTGTCGCCCGCTGTGTCCCAGCAGCCCCCCGGCGCTCGGCAGGCGGCGCCTCGCCGTTCCTGAACTCGTGGAAAAACACAGCAGGAAGGAGCTGGAGCACAGCCTTGTGTCCCACACCGCCGACAGCTCCTTCACCTCTGCCTCTCCCACGTCCATGTCGTCCACCTCGGCGTCCCTGACCTCCTGCTGCCAGGAGCCGGAGCGCCAGGAGAGCGCGGCGCTGCCACGCTTCATGCCCCGCAGCATGACTCACCGGAATAGCATCTTCCCCTCTGGTTGTATCCCCAAAATAGAAGTGACTAAATCAGGGGAGCCCACgccaaagaaggagaagaagaagaaacgaGACACGGGGTACCTGGAGCCCCCCGTCTGGAAGTACAAGGAGgccaaggagaagaagaagaaggagaaggagaaagagcTGGACAAGGAGACCAACAGGTCCAAACGCCCACAGAGCCAGAAATGA
- the acvrl1 gene encoding serine/threonine-protein kinase receptor R3 produces the protein MGSSARLTLVLVLLGVTACGAAPSPEDQGELLCTCQNEKGTCVNGTCRGHYCFYTWVRGREERGCFLLDHYREQCYTSFERFFVSCCKQELCNTHITPPPNINGVATTPTPEATRSGLWISLSLMLVVLAAGVCAVMLLLQSRDPRCRLRDVEHRDLTVPKVTHGDDPTYGDIFDEFCTSGSGTGLPYLVQRTMARQISLVECVGKGRYGEVWRGTWMGESVAVKIFSSRDEQSWFRETEIYNTVQLRHDNILGFIASDMTSKNSSTQLWLVTHFHELGSLYDVLQFTSLEPESCLRMCLSVACGLVHLHTEIVSSQGKPAIAHRDLKSRNILVKRNGQCCIADLGLAVMHSQSGDYLDVGNNPRVGTKRYMAPEVLDETLRMDVFDSYKQTDIWALGLVFWEISRRTSVNGIVEEYRPPFFDLVPSDPSFEEMKKVVCVDQHRPSLHNRFHSHPILSAIVKIMKECWFHSPIARLTALRVRKTLSKLDHESDVGSEKLKRDI, from the exons ATGGGCTCCTCTGCTCGGCTGACACTGGTGCTCGTGCTTTTGGGGGTCACCGCCTGTGGTGCAG CCCCCAGCCCCGAGGACCAGGGCGAGCTGCTCTGCACTTGCCAGAATGAAAAGGGCACCTGCGTGAACGGCACGTGCCGGGGCCACTACTGCTTTTACACCTGGGTGAGGGGACGGGAGGAGAGGGGCTGCTTCCTCTTGGACCACTACAGGGAGCAGTGCTACACGTCCTTCGAGCGCTTCTTCGTCTCCTGCTGCAAACAAGAGCTGTGCAACACCCACATCACTCCTCCACCAAACATCA ATGGAGTGGCCACCACGCCCACCCCTGAAGCGACTCGGTCCGGGCTATGGATCTCCCTGTCCCTGATGCTGGTGGTCCTGGCAGCCGGCGTCTGTGCCGTGATGCTGCTCCTGCAGAGCAGAGACCCTCGCTGTCGACTGCGAGACGTCGAACACCGTGACCTCACCGTGCCCAAGGTCACGCATGGAGACGACCCCACCTATGGA gACATCTTTGATGAGTTCTGCACGTCAGGAAGTGGGACAGGACTTCCATACCTGGTCCAGAGAACCATGGCCAGACAAATCTCTCTGGTGGAGTGCGTCG GTAAAGGGCGGTACGGAGAGGTGTGGAGGGGCACCTGGATGGGCGAGAGCGTGGCAGTCAAGATCTTCTCCTCACGGGACGAGCAGTCCTGGTTCAGAGAGACGGAGATCTACAACACCGTCCAGCTGCGACACGACAACATCCTGG GCTTCATCGCCTCTGACATGACGTCCAAGAACTCCAGCACGCAGCTGTGGCTGGTCACTCACTTCCACGAGCTGGGCTCGCTCTACGACGTCCTGCAGTTCACCAGCCTGGAGCCGGAGAGCTGCCTGAGGATGTGTCTGTCGGTGGCCTGCGGCCTGGTCCACCTCCACACCGAGATCGTCAGCTCGCAGGGCAAACCGGCCATCGCTCACCGGGACCTGAAGAGCCGCAACATCCTGGTGAAGCGGAACGGGCAGTGCTGCATCGCCGACCTGG GTCTGGCGGTGATGCACTCTCAGTCCGGCGACTACCTGGACGTGGGCAACAACCCGCGCGTGGGTACCAAGCGCTACATGGCTCCGGAGGTTCTGGACGAGACGCTGCGCATGGACGTCTTTGACTCCTACAAGCAGACCGACATCTGGGCTCTGGGTCTGGTGTTCTGGGAAATTTCCCGCAGGACCAGCGTCAATG GTATCGTGGAGGAGTACCGGCCTCCCTTCTTTGATCTGGTCCCATCGGACCCCAGCtttgaggagatgaagaaggtggTTTGTGTGGACCAGCATCGGCCCAGTTTGCACAATCGCTTCCACTCGCACCCG ATCCTGTCGGCCATCGTGAAGATCATGAAGGAGTGTTGGTTCCACAGCCCAATTGCTCGGCTCACGGCCCTGCGTGTGAGGAAGACGCTCTCCAAACTGGACCACGAGAGCGACGTCGGCAGCGAGAAGCTGAAGCGAGACatctga